The segment ATTCGAAACTACAGAGTCTGACCCTGACGTGACTCTCGGGGGGTCAAAACACAACAAAATAACCTAAATCATCGAGTTTGGTGCCTTTAAATAGGTTTGGGATCTTATAGAGTTGAAATTTGAAGTCAGAAATGGAAATGGGACATGTTAGACAACAAATGTTTAATAGCCATGACCACTACTTGATAATGTTTAGAACCAAATTTTTGATATAACTTTTTCTGGCATAATTCTATGTAATATTTTGCGCGttcaagaatttaattttccaaatgaaaaacCGTCATTGTGTTACCatgaattaatgaaaaatgatggggttcaatttaaaatctagaAGGATCTacgttataaattttttgtattgattcaaaattacgaaatttccgttttaattttcctttccattttaaaattaaaatattatctgatGGATTTGTGTTAAAATGGCCTTTCCGATCCAATATTTGACTCAATTTTGAGAGATAAAAACGCACCTGAGGACATCCGGCGGAGAAGTCGTCCGAGGCGAGGTCGTGGGGGTGGAGGGAGTGGAGGTGGTGCCTGGCGGCGGATCGGCGGGCCACCACCTGCTGCAGGTCGGCCCTGAAGGCGCTGCGTGCCGTGTCGATGGAGATCTTGTCGCCAGCCAGCATCTCCATCAGGTGGTTGATGTAGGCGATGGCGTGCTTAAGGGTCTTGATCTTGGACAGCTTCGTGTCGCCAGGGATGCCGGGGATGTGCTCCCTGAGCGAGGCGAACGCCGTGTTGATGCTCTGCGTGCGCCGCCGCTCCTTCTTGTTGGCCGTCGAGCGCCGCTTCACCTGCCGCACCGGCGGCACCCCCACCCCCAAAGGGCCCTGACCCTGGCCTTGCATCTGGCCCTGAGCCAGGTGCAGGTGCACGGGGAACTCGTTGGCGGCCGATGCAGAAGAAACCAGTGGAGGCTGGTACTCGTCGCACGGCGACACCGAGCGGCCCGAGCTGGCCGGCGAACAGTCGCCGCCCCACACGCCGCCGCCGTAGTACTCGTGCTGCGGCGAAGGGTAGTACCTGCCGAAAAATAGGAGGAAAGGCtcttgaaattgatttattgccTAATAGTTGGGGGTGAGCCCATTTAGGTGGGaatttacatatatatattttcaa is part of the Cloeon dipterum chromosome 1, ieCloDipt1.1, whole genome shotgun sequence genome and harbors:
- the LOC135933985 gene encoding heart- and neural crest derivatives-expressed protein 2-like; amino-acid sequence: MSLDMGNSYATPVDCTNAPIYYNRYYPSPQHEYYGGGVWGGDCSPASSGRSVSPCDEYQPPLVSSASAANEFPVHLHLAQGQMQGQGQGPLGVGVPPVRQVKRRSTANKKERRRTQSINTAFASLREHIPGIPGDTKLSKIKTLKHAIAYINHLMEMLAGDKISIDTARSAFRADLQQVVARRSAARHHLHSLHPHDLASDDFSAGCPQMENLELVEMSRKNKGRTGWPQHVWVHNELKQ